A stretch of Lathyrus oleraceus cultivar Zhongwan6 chromosome 6, CAAS_Psat_ZW6_1.0, whole genome shotgun sequence DNA encodes these proteins:
- the LOC127098389 gene encoding serine--tRNA ligase: MLDIMLFREEYGHNPELIRESQRRRFASVKVVNEVVSLDQLLRKRERELEVYYRYDFEGYIEEISKLKLAGEDATELIARSEELNRLIPEKEAEIQEILNNLNSRLETIGNLIHDSVPISNDEANNVVVRTWGDKRVEPKLKNHVDLVDLLGIADLKKGADVAGGRGFYLIGDGVRLNQALINFGLEFLEKREYTLLQTPFIMRKDIMSKCAQLAQFDEELYKITGEEDDKYLIATAEQPLCAYHIDDWIHPSQLPLRYAGYSSCFRKEAGSHGRDTLGIFRVHQFEKVEQFCITSPVDFDSCVMHEEMLKNSEEFYKALNIPYQIVSVVSGALNDATSKKYDLEAWFPASQTYRELVSCSNCTDYQARKLKVRYGDSKSRVQVNQYVHMLNSTLTATERTICCILENNQKENGVEIPEVLRPFMGGKTFLPFKNKPNN; encoded by the exons ATGTTGGACATCATGCTATTCAGAGAGGAATACGGTCACAACCCCGAACTCATCCGCGAATCCCAACGCCGTAGATTCGCCAGCGTTAAAGTTGTTAATGAAGTCGTCAGTCTCGACCAACTATTGCGAAAGC GTGAACGCGAGTTGGAGGTTTATTACCGATATGATTTCGAAGGGTACATTGAGGAAATCTCTAAACTCAAGCTT GCCGGTGAAGATGCAACCGAGTTGATTGCTCGATCCGAAGAGCTTAACAGATTAATCCCTGAAAAAGAGGCTGAGATTCAAGAAATTCTAAACAACTTGAATTCTAGATTGGAAACCATTGGTAACCTCATACATGATTCCGTTCCAATCAGCAATGATGAG GCCAACAATGTTGTGGTTAGAACATGGGGAGACAAAAGAGTGGAACCTAAACTCAAGAATCATGTGGATCTCGTTGACCTTCTCGGGATAGCAGATTTGAAGAAAG GAGCTGATGTAGCTGGAGGTAGAGGTTTCTATCTCATAGGAGATGGTGTTCGTCTTAACCAAGCTCTAATCAACTTCGGGCTTGAATTTTTGGAGAAAAGGGAATATACCTTATTACAAACCCCTTTCATCATGAGAAAAGATATAATGTCCAAGTGTGCTCAATTAGCCCAATTCGATGAAGAACTTTATAAG ATAACCGGTGAAGAAGATGACAAATATCTGATTGCAACAGCAGAGCAGCCACTTTGTGCATATCATATAGATGATTGGATCCACCCTAGCCAGCTACCCCTTAG GTATGCTGGATATTCATCTTGCTTTCGTAAAGAAGCTGGATCTCACGGTCGGGATACTCTAGGAATATTCCGAGTTCACCAATTTGAGAAAGTAGAGCAGTTTTGCATTACCTCCCCAGTTGACTTTGATTCATGCGTCATGCACGAAGAAATGCTTAAGAATTCTGAGGAATTTTACAAGGCG TTGAACATTCCATATCAAATTGTTTCTGTTGTATCTGGTGCTTTAAATGACGCTACCTCGAAGAAGTATGATCTTGAAGCATGGTTTCCAGCTTCTCAAACTTACAGGGAGTTGGTATCCTGTTCAAATTGTACTGACTACCAGGCCAGAAAATTAAAAGTTCGATATGGAGATAGTAAG AGCCGTGTGCAGGTGAACCAATATGTTCATATGTTAAACTCTACTCTCACTGCTACTGAAAGGACTATTTGCTGCATACTAGAGAACAACCAGAAGGAGAATGGGGTCGAGATACCAGAAGTCCTCAGGCCATTCATGGGTGGAAAGACTTTCCTGCCCTTCAAGAACAAACCGAATAACTAA
- the LOC127091010 gene encoding LOW QUALITY PROTEIN: uncharacterized protein LOC127091010 (The sequence of the model RefSeq protein was modified relative to this genomic sequence to represent the inferred CDS: inserted 2 bases in 1 codon), whose translation MAEDEEDDESFGDFKFASFPNQPLPSTSAWGNFANHSNHINGTTVSKPFDPFPVSPDPLGKTANKARGGAIPLSIFGDEDDEPVSDSNSNSNDFFSNGCGGVVKKGSDSNGSVGISDLISNLYNQQNGSASVSNVGPTGPKNSNVNNLNQDEDEDDDGWEFKSAERETGNENLNDKVQTPKHGNGAVGVGALLDSSAAFSDKVGEWNPGFEFSPISASHSLQLGPKSESNETGAGFTMFNQAFGKLENAHSWPGSNQTLEAPKKDNIYPTAIEALNDDGRASHSTVDPSLASQSHQSNGWGFDFNLKSSSMGQNGLFSESYFKTENNYDVNNKSNASPTNINVDSDVNLFESKDAVTEIGIKHEKPLIASENRREALPLSIFGDDMPDTNEHLVSQDLSPRAPVSPMQNNINSPGSNLSINDLIWSLYSQSEDKTSPNVTPKANENQIRASPELSGSGLDHSDDLDDDFGDFKDASPETTLTQESAQNTSLNHPTEVTENGLQTSLDVLNSDLINDNDGFEDDSWEFKDAISGKSTQDQASTIDHRDLLTQLSSKLEPSDCVEFFSTLKDELCNNVLFHLQNLKKARDVVALSGEDAKTKALEVEIQEFSQILHQHHMSIPVEXLSENYSPRNVNFNELLKVLKEPKFLPLESEYQLASRLSVAKTDIKSAMELLKESVSTLRILKLGSGEEQSNYLTIWSKIAFVCSQELQHGAYTWKQAVQKNVHDRLISIPKGVQYVHALGEIYRVAEIVGASAKLHKPWILSGSIDCTSLFALLNECNSLWLASGLEEALSSISNNNNFDANGISRDLVESIKYIHELDEHVLQTYVFSGEETMCQLSALPAGCIPGLNLVTWNGKHCFVKLANLWVNLISSDPPK comes from the exons ATGGCAGAAGATGAGGAAGACGACGAGAGCTTCGGCGACTTCAAGTTCGCTTCCTTCCCAAATCAACCACTCCCTTCCACCTCCGCTTGGGGCAACTTCGCCAACCATTCCAATCACATCAATGGCACCACCGTCTCTAAACCCTTTGATCCTTTTCCCGTTTCCCCGGATCCCCTCGGGAAAACTGCAAACAAGGCTCGCGGAGGAGCTATTCCGCTTTCAATCTTCGGCGATGAAGATGATGAACCTGTTTCTGATTCCAATTCCAATTCCAATGATTTTTTCTCCAACGGTTGTGGTGGTGTTGTGAAAAAGGGATCGGATTCGAATGGTTCCGTTGGAATTAGTGATTTGATTTCCAATTTGTATAATCAGCAAAACGGATCAGCTTCGGTATCCAATGTTGGTCCTACCGGTCCGAAGAACTCAAATGTAAACAATTTGAATCAGGATGAGGACGAGGATGATGATGGATGGGAATTCAAGTCTGCCGAACGGGAAACTGGAAATGAAAACTTGAATGATAAG GTTCAAACGCCAAAGCATGGTAACGGTGCGGTTGGAGTTGGTGCTTTGTTAGATTCATCTGCTGCGTTTTCTGACAAAGTTGGTGAATGGAACCCGGGGTTTGAGTTCAGTCCTATTTCTGCATCTCACAGCCTTCAGCTAGGTCCAAAAAGTGAATCAAATGAAACTGGAGCTGGGTTTACTATGTTCAATCAAGCTTTTGGGAAGTTGGAGAATGCACATTCATGGCCAGGATCAAATCAAACTTTG GAAGCACCAAAAAAGGATAATATATATCCCACTGCTATAGAAGCACTCAATGATGATGGTAGAGCTTCCCATAGTACTGTTGATCCATCTCTTGCATCACAATCTCATCAATCTAATGGGTGGGGCTTTGACTTTAATCTCAAATCTAGTTCCATGGGCCAAAACGGCCTATTTTCAGAGTCGTACTTCAAGACGGAAAACAACTACGATGTAAACAACAAAAGCAATGCCTCCCCAACCAATATAAATGTTGATTCAGATGTCAATTTGTTTGAATCAAAAGACGCAGTCACGGAAATAGGAATAAAACACGAG AAGCCGCTAATAGCTTCAGAGAATCGTAGGGAAGCCTTGCCTCTGTCAATTTTTGGTGATGATATGCCTGATACAAATGAACATCTTGTATCTCAAGATTTGTCTCCCCGTGCACCAGTATCTCCAATGCAGAACAACATTAATAGTCCTGGTTCCAACTTATCTATCAATGACTTGATATGGAGTTTATATAGTCAAAGTGAAGACAAAACTTCTCCTAATGTGACACCAAAAGCAAATGAAAATCAGATACGTGCCTCCCCCGAATTATCAGGCTCCGGTTTGGATCACAGTGATGATTTAGATGATGACTTTGGGGACTTTAAGGATGCTTCACCTGAAACCACATTGACCCAGGAATCTGCACAAAACACGTCTCTTAATCATCCAACAGAAGTCACTGAGAATGGGTTGCAGACTTCTTTGGATGTTTTAAATTCTGATTTGATCAATGATAATGATGGTTTTGAAGATGATTCGTGGGAATTTAAGGATGCTATATCTGGAAAAAGTACTCAAGATCAAGCATCGACTATAGATCACAGAGATTTACTGACGCAGTTATCCTCCAAATTAGAACCATCTGATTGTGTGGAGTTTTTTAGCACGTTAAAGGATGAGTTGTGCAATAATGTCCTCTTCCATCTTCAGAACCTTAAA AAAGCTCGAGATGTCGTGGCTCTTTCAGGTGAAGATGCAAAAACAAAAGCTCTTGAGGTGGAAATTCAG GAATTTTCTCAGATACTGCATCAGCATCATATGAGCATACCCGTTGA TCTCTCAGAAAATTATTCGCCGAGAAATGTAAACTTTAATGAGCTTCTTAAAGTTTTGAAGGAGCCAAAGTTCCTACCTCTTGAATCAGAATACCAGCTAGCATCAAGGTTGTCTGTG GCCAAGACGGATATAAAATCTGCTATGGAACTCTTGAAAGAATCAGTATCAACATTAAGAATTCTCAAGTTGGGGTCAGGAGAAGAACAATCTAATTATCTTACAATATGGTCCAAGATTGCCTTTGTTTGTTCTCAAGAGCTGCAACATGGTGCTTATACCTGGAAGCAAGCTGTACAAAAGAATGTCCATGACCGGTTAATATCCATCCCAAAAG GTGTTCAGTATGTCCATGCACTTGGAGAAATTTATAGAGTGGCAGAAATTGTTGGAGCTTCGGCCAAACTTCACAAGCCGTGGATATTATCAGGTTCCATAGATTGTACAAGCTTATTTGCCCTTTTGAACGAGTGTAATAGCCTATGGCTGGCTTCAGGACTTGAAGAAGCTCTTTCTAGTATATCAAATAATAATAACTTTGATGCAAATGGCATCTCAAGGGACTTAGTTGAATCCATTAAGTACATTCACGAGCTTGATGAGCATGTACTTCAGACCTATGTCTTCTCAGGAGAGGAAACTATGTGCCAATTGTCAGCCTTGCCTGCTGGTTGCATACCAG GATTAAATTTGGTGACATGGAACGGGAAGCACTGCTTTGTTAAGCTCGCAAACTTGTGGGTCAATCTGATAAGTTCAGATCCTCCCAAGTGA
- the LOC127097107 gene encoding uncharacterized GPI-anchored protein At5g19250, which translates to MSTIKLGLYLLLLVFSHSLLPSQVTRAYGDKEKDLLHDINVYRKLLNLPVLERTNKPSCLADKIADDLEDKNCEDFRNYYPIPGRNDKIPNFEKSVEKCKININTTKDGVIMPVYVSKLDQDDVFSNYTKKSHFTKYLNDSKYTIAGVGSDDDWMVLIISTNSTSGDFSSASSLIAWKGHWLLMATFMSLFVFLFY; encoded by the exons ATGTCAACCATCAAGCTTGGTCTCTACCTTCTTCTACTCGTCTTTTCCCACAGCCTGCTCCCAAGTCAAGTCACTCGTGCCTACGGAG ATAAGGAGAAAGATCTACTTCATGACATCAACGTTTACAGAAAACTTCTGAACCTTCCCGTTCTTGAGAGAACTAACAAGCCATCTTGTTTAGCTGATAAAATTGCCGACGATTTAGAAGATAAAAACTGTGAAGACTTTCGTAACTATTACCCTATACCCGGTAGAAACGATAAAATTCCGAACTTCGAAAAGAGTGTTGAGAAATGCAAgatcaacatcaacacaacaaAAGATGGTGTGATTATGCCTGTTTACGTGTCCAAATTGGACCAAGATGATGTGTTTTCTAACTATACTAAGAAAAGTCACTTTACAAAGTATTTAAATGATTCAAAGTATACAATTGCAGGAGTTGGTTCTGACGATGATTGGATGGTTCTTATTATTAGTACTAACTCAACTTCTGGAGATTTTTCTTCTGCTAGTTCTTTGATTGCTTGGAAGGGTCATTGGTTGCTGATGGCTACATTCATGAGTCTGTTTGTTTTTCTGTTTTATTAA